From Triplophysa rosa unplaced genomic scaffold, Trosa_1v2 scaffold86_ERROPOS81223, whole genome shotgun sequence, a single genomic window includes:
- the LOC130551291 gene encoding 25-hydroxyvitamin D-1 alpha hydroxylase, mitochondrial has translation MTMNFIREMLPQALRMSGRCMSSALRCVDRWPDVILHEQLKTLDEMPGPSTAGFVWDLFFRRGFTRLHQLQLKGKRQYGPMWKARFGPILTVHVAEAELIEQVLRQEGQHPMRSDLSSWKDYRQLRGHGYGLLTAEGVEWQNVRSLLAKHMLRPKSVEAYDGTLNCVVDDLIEKLKLRRQENSSGLITDISAEFYRFGLEGISSVLFESRIGCLEPVIPMETERFIQSINSMFVTTLLTMAMPAWLHRLFPRPWDTFCRCWDYLFQFAKLQIDQRLEEDTEKMARGETLEGRYLTYFLSQAGMPMKSVYSNVTELLLAGVDTISSTLSWSLYELSRHPEIQNALRAEVLNVLQGRTLPKASDVAAMPLMKAVMKEILRLYPVIPGNARVITDKDIKVGGYLIPRNTLITLCHYATSHDPKHFPEPDDFIPQRWLNRGEASHPYAAIPFGVGKRSCIGRRIAELEVYLALSRILMHFNVEPAEDNNTVHPMTRTLLVPEREINLCFTER, from the exons ATGACGATGAACTTCATCAGAGAGATGCTGCCTCAGGCCTTAAGGATGTCCGGCAGGTGCATGTCTTCTGCGCTTAGGTGTGTGGACAGATGGCCCGACGTCATTCTTCACGAGCAGCTGAAGACACTGGATGAGATGCCGGGACCATCCACCGCAGGCTTTGTCTGGGATCTGTTCTTCAGACGCGGATTCACGCGCCTCCATCAGCTGCAG CTGAAGGGCAAGAGGCAGTACGGGCCCATGTGGAAAGCGAGGTTTGGACCCATCCTGACGGTTCATGTGGCAGAAGCAGAACTAATAGAGCAGGTGCTCAGACAGGAGGGTCAGCATCCCATGCGCTCGGACCTCTCATCCTGGAAGGACTACCGGCAGCTCAGAGGACATGGATACGGACTTCTGACCGC TGAGGGGGTAGAATGGCAGAATGTGCGAAGTCTGTTGGCCAAACACATGTTACGGCCTAAATCTGTGGAGGCGTATGACGGCACATTGAACTGTGTGGTGGATGATCTCATAGAGAAATTAAAGCTACGCAGACAAGAGAACTCTAGCGGCCTTATCACAGACATCTCAGCTGAGTTCTACCGCTTCGGTCTGGAAG GAATCTCGTCTGTGCTGTTTGAGTCCAGAATTGGCTGTCTAGAGCCAGTCATTCCCATGGAAACGGAGCGTTTCATTCAGTCCATCAACAGCATGTTTGTCACGACTCTTCTCACTATGGCTATGCCTGCATGGCTGCACAGGCTCTTTCCCAGACCATGGGACACCTTCTGCCGCTGCTGGGACTATCTCTTTCAGTTCG CAAAACTGCAAATTGACCAGCGTCTTGAGGAGGATACCGAGAAAATGGCACGAGGAGAGACATTAGAGGGACGCTACCTCACCTACTTTCTGTCTCAGGCTGGAATGCCCATGAAATCTGTGTACAGTAATGTGACCGAGCTGCTGCTTGCTGGTGTCGACACG ATCTCCAGCACATTGTCGTGGTCACTATACGAGCTGTCGCGGCATCCAGAGATCCAGAATGCGCTGCGGGCTGAGGTCCTCAATGTACTGCAGGGCCGTACCCTCCCAAAGGCATCTGATGTTGCTGCCATGCCTCTTATGAAGGCTGTCATGAAGGAAATCCTCAG GCTGTATCCTGTAATTCCAGGAAATGCAAGAGTCATCACAGACAAAGATATTAAAGTTGGAGGATACCTTATCCCTAGAAAT ACTCTGATCACGCTCTGCCACTATGCAACATCCCATGACCCTAAACATTTCCCTGAGCCGGATGATTTCATCCCTCAGCGCTGGTTGAACCGCGGCGAGGCAAGCCACCCTTATGCCGCTATACCTTTTGGAGTGGGCAAACGCAGCTGTATCGGTCGACGCATTGCTGAACTGGAGGTCTACCTTGCACTTTCTAGG attttaatgcacttcaatGTGGAGCCTGCAGAAGATAACAATACAGTTCATCCAATGACCAGAACTCTGCTGGTTCCAGAAAGGGAGATCAACCTTTGTTTCACTGAGCGCTGA
- the LOC130551292 gene encoding glutamate receptor ionotropic, NMDA 2B-like, translated as MSLCVYRGLAPPSQEMRARLHPQAPPFRSRPRPQSNRLFLACLLLLLLPLACQSRGVRGGGGVAHYIPSSVAQYPPLPKLLQGLSIAVVLVGNSSEVVLAGARDKDDFTHMPLAPNVEMLTMNETDPKSIIKSICDLMTGHWLQGVVFGDDTDQEAIAQILDFISAQTHIPILGVKGGSSMIMAAKVRAPGFQKASVMRSGVGSVARMSSCVL; from the coding sequence ATGTCTCTCTGCGTTTACCGTGGCTTAGCTCCACCCTCTCAGGAAATGCGGGCGCGGCTTCACCCACAGGCCCCACCCTTTCGCAGCCGCCCCCGCCCCCAGTCAAACCGGCTCTTCCTCGCGTGCCTGCTGCTCCTGCTCCTGCCGCTGGCCTGTCAGTCACGGGGGGTCAGAGGAGGTGGGGGCGTGGCCCATTACATCCCGTCGTCCGTGGCGCAGTACCCGCCGCTGCCCAAGCTCCTGCAGGGCCTGAGCATCGCCGTGGTGCTGGTGGGCAACTCCAGCGAGGTGGTGCTCGCCGGGGCCCGGGACAAAGACGATTTCACCCACATGCCCCTGGCGCCCAACGTGGAGATGCTCACCATGAACGAGACGGACCCCAAGAGCATCATCAAGAGCATCTGTGACCTGATGACCGGGCACTGGCTGCAGGGCGTGGTGTTCGGAGACGACACCGATCAGGAGGCCATAGCGCAGATCCTGGATTTCATCTCTGCGCAGACGCACATCCCCATACTGGGCGTGAAGGGCGGCTCCTCCATGATCATGGCTGCTAAGGTAAGAGCGCCGGGTTTTCAAAAGGCCAGCGTGATGAGAAGTGGTGTGGGGTCCGTGGCGAGGATGTCGAGCTgtgtcttgtag